The window GCCGACTCAGCGCCGAGGCGAGTCGGATATGCCCCTTGGCTTCCCCCAAAACTAGGGATGTGTGCGATGATACCACCCCAACGCCTGAGCGTTTGGCGGTAGCCCTCTCGGTTGGGCGCGCGAGAGGGACCGTGAGTTATTTTTTGAGGATGATCGCGCCGAGCCTTCCATCGGTACGCCAGAGGTCTCCGCCACCATTGCGGCCCTCGTGTTCCGACTGGAAGTTAGTGACGTAATATTCATCCTGGATGAAGCCCGCCTGCTTAAGGCCTGTCATGACGAGATCACGCTCGGCGTCGACATCCGGGCCGATATGGTGGGTCACCTGGGCGTTGGCGTGACTAAGTCCGACGCGCTCGTCGAGGGTGGCTGATCCGAACCAGACGGGACGACCGTCCTTGAGCTTGTCCCATCGCCAGAATCTCACGTGATGGCGCTGGCGCGGACTGTCTCCGATGGGAAGCTCAAAGGCCAGATCCTGCTTGCGATCGAAAAGAAACAAGCTGCTGACCGGAGCTTGGTCGTCGGGCTTTTTGATGACGGAATCCACCGCGATGCGCACGCTGCTGTCGAAGGTGATCGGGTCGGCGGGATACCATCCAGCCTTGTTCATGGCGCGAACAAGTTCCGCCTCTTCTCCCTCGATGGCGATATTGACCGGATCTCCCGGATGTCCGTCCGACGTGTGAGTGATGCGCGGGCCTCCATTGAAATGATGGCGGTAAAACGACCGCGTGATCATGGGGATAAGGATGTAGGCCGCCAGGGCCCAGACCAGGAGAATGACGACAAACAGGGGGATACTTTTCTTCATGCGGAGCATGGTGCCGACGACCTATGAGTCTGACTGGATGGTAGCCTCGTTGTCGAGAGCGAGGAAAGCCCAAAAGCAGCAATGCGCTGATTGGGCTTCCTGCGTTCCTTACGTCTGGTGGCCACCATCGGGACGTTTGCCGGCCCACGTGAGAAGCGCGTCGAGGGCGGGACAGAGGGACTGGCCCCACCGGGTCAGTGAATACTCCACCTTGGGCGGGATTTCCGGATAGACCCGTCGCAAGACGATGCCGTCTTTCTCCAACTGCCGAAGCTGCTGCGCGAGCATCTTTTGGGTGACTGCGGGAATGGCTCGTTCGAGTTCCGAGAATCGTCGTACTCCTCCATCAAACAACTGAAAAAGGATCAGGAGTTTCCAGCGCCCTTCGAGCATCTTGAGCGCCTTTTCCACGTCGATCGCCGCCGTCTCGGGGGTATAGGGTACGCCCTGGGGATCCATACTTACTTTTTTGTGGGTTCTTCCCATTTGGGAACTATGGATTATCGTGGGGTTATGACAACGAGCAATTCATCGGAGGTCCCAGCGCCGCTTGCGGATTATATCGAGGCCGCCAACGCCGGAATGATCGAGCCAGCTCTTGCCTCCTTCTCCGAAACCGCCGTCGTGCAGGACGAAGGCGGAGAATACTGTGGACATGTAGCCATCCGCGATTGGATCAAGGAGACGGTTGGGAAATATCAGTTCCGGGTCACGCCTCTCGCAGTTCACAAGTCGGGAGATCATGTCGTGGTGCAGTGCCAGGTTGGTGGCAGCTTTCCCGGGAGTCCGGTGCAACTCGATTTTGATACTGTCGTCTCCGGCGGAAAAATCTCTCATCTTTCCATTCGATGAACAGCATTTCTGTCCGGGAGTTTGAGGGCCGCCGGGTCCTGGTCACCGGAGGAACCAAGGGAGCGGGGGCTGCCATGGTTCATCGGTTTGCCCTGGCTGGCGCCAGAGTCGCCACCACGGCGCGTTCGGCAGTCTGTCCAGACGGGGTAAACTGCGAGCTTTACATCCCGGCTGATGTTGCAACGCCGGAAGGCGCCACGAATGTTGGGCGCACTCTCACTGAGCAATGGGATGGAGTGGATGTCCTGATCCACAATGTGGGCGGATCGGCCACGCCCGGAGGGGGCTTCGCCGTCATCACCGATGAACTGTGGGAACAGGAGTTGAATGTGAATCTCCTCGCGGCCGTGCGGCTTGACCGATTGTTGCTGCCTTTGATGATCGAGCGAGGAAATGGGGTCGTCATCCATATTTCCTCCATCCAGCGCCGCCTCCCATTGCCCGCATCAACCACGGCCTATGCTGCCGCCAAGGCGGCGTTGACCACCTATAGCAAATCCTTGTCCAAGGAGGTCGGACCCAAAGGAGTGCGGGTGCTTTCAGTCGCGCCGGGCTGGATCTACACATCAGCCGCGGAAGGGCTCGTGAAACGAATCGCCGATCAGGGAGGCGTCGACGAGGATGCGGCCCGCCAGCAAATCCTCGATTCCCTAGGCGGTATTCCCATCGGCCGTCCCGCGATGCCGGAGGAGGTGGCTGATCTGGTGGCCTTCCTCGCTTCACCTCGCGCCGCATCGATTCACGGAACGGAGCTGGTCATCGATGGAGGAACCATTCCGACGGTCTAGGCAGCTGGGCGTGTTTTATTATGCGCCCTTGGCTTTCTAGGTCGCGACGCGTCCGCGCATCTTCTTCGTCTCACCGCGGCGGCGTTTGCCTTCCACCATCTTGGCTTTCGTCGCCCGGGAACGCTTCGCTTTTTGTCTGCGAGCCTTGGAAACGGCAGCCAGTCGGGCTTGGCGGCGCTCCGCCTTCCGGCGTTCGAGCTCGGCGATAAATCGTTCGATGGCCAGGTGGCGGTTTTGGGATTGAGACCGGGAGTCGCTTGCGACGATTCGGGTGCCAGTGGGCACATGCAGTAACTCGACTGCGGTGCTGACCTTGTTGACATGCTGGCCGCCGGGTCCGCTGGATCGGGTGAAGGAAAAGGTAATGTCCTCAGGGCGTATCCCCACCGCCTTCAGCCGGGCAGCCAGTTTCTCTTCGATTGCCATACTGATCCTAGGTCCCCGGCGGTCTGTTGCCTGGTGGCTGGAAGGGCGAGGCGGGCACCGGCTTGGCCCGGCGATGCATGCGGAATGCCAGCACGGCGAAGAGCAGCAGAAAAAGCGAGCCCATGAGAAGCCCGGCGGCGCCAGCGGCCAGAATGATGACGGCCGAAGTTTTCCAAGCCGGGGAGGACCGGGGAGGTGTTTTCACTTCCTCGGACTCCTCCTGCGTCCCTCCTTTGGTCCAGGAATGTGGCACGGTGATCATGTAGCCGGTCGACCCGTAGGCGCGGTCGAGGTTGGAGAGATAGCCGCTCATGCGATACGAGGGCACATGGTCGGCCTTGGCCTCGTATTTATGCCGCAGGGTCAGTCGGCTGCCATCCGGCGTGGCGGTGAAGGAGTAGTGAAAAGAAGGGTCGTTGACGGTCTCCGAGTCGGAATCGAAATTCATCGAGCGAGGAAACGAAAGTTCTATCACGCTGTTGACCCTGGCGGGATAGTCCAGCGCATAGGGCATTTCGCGGGATGAGGACTCCGGGCGGGATAAGCGCTGGCTGACGATGTCGGCGTCGACCTTGCCCTTGAGATGATCCTCATCGTCGTCATTTTTCCAGAAATCCCGGATGACGTATTTTTCCCGGCAGGTGATGATGTTGCGGGAGCGATCATCCGTAAACTCGGGAACCTCGACGGATTGGATATTCTCGTGATCCCGGCCGTAAAAGCTGCGGTAGTTCTTGGTAATCTCCTCCTGGCTGTAGTTCTCGAGATTCCTCCGCATCACATCAGCCGCATGGCCACGGTAGACGGTCTCGACGGAGAGATTCACCAGGCCGGAGAAGTCGGGGAAATCGTAGTTCTCCTTCACATCGGTGACGGTCTTGTCGTAGCCGCCCGCCTTGATCTCGGTGAGGTCAGTGGTGTCGTCGCGGAGGACGAGAGCCTGATGATAATCGGGGAAATAAATATCTCCGAGTGCGCCGCCCTGATTGTCCTCGGTGGGGTCGAGCCAATACGTCTTGCCGTCGAGCGAAAGGTGGACGACGACGTGATTGAACGCCCATGCGGAGGGCAGCCAGTTATCATGTTTCAGCCAGCCTTCGGTGGTCACCAGGGCCGGGTCGGCCTGGAAGCCGAGGTCGCGGAGCATTGCGCAAAGAAGGACGGCCTTGTCCTTGCAGTCGCCAAAACGGCGCGAAACGATCTCCGACAAGGCATGGGGTTTGTGTGCGTTGGGGCCGATCTCGATGCCGAGATAGCGGATATTATCCTGCACATACCAGAGTGCGGCTCGGATCTGATCTTCCGGCTTGGGCAGGGTGCGGATGCGGGCGACCTCCTGCTTGATTTCATCGGGCAATTCCTCCGACGTATTGTAGAGAGGAGCGCCCCATCTCGCGACGTCCGACCAGGATTTCCACTCCGAAAGCTGCACCCAGCCCCAGGGATCATACCAGTCGGGCAGAGTGTCGTCGGGAATCAGCGGCCGGACATTGCTGGCCGTCCAGCGGTATTCCGTCGTGCCGTCGGAAAGGGTGTTTTGTGTCGGAGCGAGATCGGAGTTGTGGCTTCGCACCTGCAGGGTGCGATCCCTGGGCCAGAGCAGGCGATAATGGAGCGACGAAACCGGCTCGTCACCGATAGTGCCGAACGAGTCCATGAACTTCCCTCCAAAGATCGGATTCTCACCCTCATAGGTGAACGCGTACTCGACCACATCGCCCACCCGGATGTCGTTCAGCACCATGATGACCGAGAGCTGGCCGTCGAACATGTTGCGATCCAACTGTTCTTCGCGATGGAGAGTGCGTATTTCCTGATCTGGCAGGCGGTCGATCTCCTTCCCGTCGCGATGAATCACCAGCTTGTTCAGGACGAGGTGCTGGTAGGTCGGATCGACCAGGATGGTGATACTGGAGTCGTTCTCCACCGAGGACTTGGTGGAAAACTGACGCGCATAATGATGATAGCTGGTTTGCTCAGCGGCATTGTTTTGCTCGTCCTGCAGGAGCCAGACGCGACTGCCGTTGCGTTCCTTTTTGTCGACCGGCGGCGGCACCTTCTCCGGCTGCGCCCAAGCAGGTGCGGGGCCTTTGCGTACAGCCTGTTCCTCACTGGGTGTCTCGGCGGAGACAGGGTGGGAAAATGCCAGGAGGCAAACGATGCTCCAGAGCGCGATCCCTTTACGGCCAGCTTTCATGAGATGATGCCCTTCTTAAGGCGGAAGCTCCCTGCTGGCAACTACTCCCCGATAGAAAGCCGGTCGGCGTTCCGTCCAGAGATGCGCGTCGAGAAGATCCGACGGCGAGCGGATTCGATGTCGTACGGAATCCTACGGAACGTCACATCGCGACTCTCGCGTTCATAGATCACATAGCTGGCGCGAGGGTCTCCATCCCGCGGTTGCCCGACGCTGCCGACATTGATCGTGTATCTGTGTTCCTGCGAGAGCCGGACATTGGCCAGGGCGGGCTTGTGCGCCTTCACCACCGGGCCTTTCTCTTCCCAGATGATCGGGACGTGCGAGTGCCCGTGAAAAGAAACAGGCGTGGTTTGCGCCTTGAAGTTTCGCCGGGCATCCTCGGTCCGAAAGACGTAGGGAAACTCACCTGGGTGGTGCAGAGAGGAGTGCACGGCTGTAAAGCAGCCGATCTTGCTCACCAGCGGCAGTTCGCGCAGCCAGGAAAGCTCGTCGTCAGTGAGTGACGTGCGAGCCAGTTCGATCGGGCGGCGGATACTGGATGGCATTTCTTCCAGGTATACGATGTCGTCAAATACAGTCATCGCCTCATGGTTTCCCATGACGACGATCGGGCACAGGTCGCCAATCTTTCGGACACATTCAGCAGGAGCGCCGCCGTAGCCGACAATGTCGCCGAGGCACACAACCGCTTGCACGCCGTGTTCGCGAATGTCTGCGAGGACTGCATCGAGTGCGTCGATGTTTCCGTGAATGTCACTGATGAAGGCGACGCGGGGGTGAGCGTCCAACATACTCTTCGAGGAAGAGGAGTTAGCAAACG of the Terrimicrobium sacchariphilum genome contains:
- a CDS encoding SDR family oxidoreductase; translated protein: MNSISVREFEGRRVLVTGGTKGAGAAMVHRFALAGARVATTARSAVCPDGVNCELYIPADVATPEGATNVGRTLTEQWDGVDVLIHNVGGSATPGGGFAVITDELWEQELNVNLLAAVRLDRLLLPLMIERGNGVVIHISSIQRRLPLPASTTAYAAAKAALTTYSKSLSKEVGPKGVRVLSVAPGWIYTSAAEGLVKRIADQGGVDEDAARQQILDSLGGIPIGRPAMPEEVADLVAFLASPRAASIHGTELVIDGGTIPTV
- a CDS encoding peptide chain release factor family protein; amino-acid sequence: MAIEEKLAARLKAVGIRPEDITFSFTRSSGPGGQHVNKVSTAVELLHVPTGTRIVASDSRSQSQNRHLAIERFIAELERRKAERRQARLAAVSKARRQKAKRSRATKAKMVEGKRRRGETKKMRGRVAT
- a CDS encoding winged helix-turn-helix transcriptional regulator gives rise to the protein MGRTHKKVSMDPQGVPYTPETAAIDVEKALKMLEGRWKLLILFQLFDGGVRRFSELERAIPAVTQKMLAQQLRQLEKDGIVLRRVYPEIPPKVEYSLTRWGQSLCPALDALLTWAGKRPDGGHQT
- a CDS encoding LssY C-terminal domain-containing protein; the encoded protein is MKKSIPLFVVILLVWALAAYILIPMITRSFYRHHFNGGPRITHTSDGHPGDPVNIAIEGEEAELVRAMNKAGWYPADPITFDSSVRIAVDSVIKKPDDQAPVSSLFLFDRKQDLAFELPIGDSPRQRHHVRFWRWDKLKDGRPVWFGSATLDERVGLSHANAQVTHHIGPDVDAERDLVMTGLKQAGFIQDEYYVTNFQSEHEGRNGGGDLWRTDGRLGAIILKK
- a CDS encoding nuclear transport factor 2 family protein, with amino-acid sequence MTTSNSSEVPAPLADYIEAANAGMIEPALASFSETAVVQDEGGEYCGHVAIRDWIKETVGKYQFRVTPLAVHKSGDHVVVQCQVGGSFPGSPVQLDFDTVVSGGKISHLSIR
- a CDS encoding DUF3857 domain-containing transglutaminase family protein; protein product: MKAGRKGIALWSIVCLLAFSHPVSAETPSEEQAVRKGPAPAWAQPEKVPPPVDKKERNGSRVWLLQDEQNNAAEQTSYHHYARQFSTKSSVENDSSITILVDPTYQHLVLNKLVIHRDGKEIDRLPDQEIRTLHREEQLDRNMFDGQLSVIMVLNDIRVGDVVEYAFTYEGENPIFGGKFMDSFGTIGDEPVSSLHYRLLWPRDRTLQVRSHNSDLAPTQNTLSDGTTEYRWTASNVRPLIPDDTLPDWYDPWGWVQLSEWKSWSDVARWGAPLYNTSEELPDEIKQEVARIRTLPKPEDQIRAALWYVQDNIRYLGIEIGPNAHKPHALSEIVSRRFGDCKDKAVLLCAMLRDLGFQADPALVTTEGWLKHDNWLPSAWAFNHVVVHLSLDGKTYWLDPTEDNQGGALGDIYFPDYHQALVLRDDTTDLTEIKAGGYDKTVTDVKENYDFPDFSGLVNLSVETVYRGHAADVMRRNLENYSQEEITKNYRSFYGRDHENIQSVEVPEFTDDRSRNIITCREKYVIRDFWKNDDDEDHLKGKVDADIVSQRLSRPESSSREMPYALDYPARVNSVIELSFPRSMNFDSDSETVNDPSFHYSFTATPDGSRLTLRHKYEAKADHVPSYRMSGYLSNLDRAYGSTGYMITVPHSWTKGGTQEESEEVKTPPRSSPAWKTSAVIILAAGAAGLLMGSLFLLLFAVLAFRMHRRAKPVPASPFQPPGNRPPGT
- a CDS encoding metallophosphoesterase family protein, yielding MLDAHPRVAFISDIHGNIDALDAVLADIREHGVQAVVCLGDIVGYGGAPAECVRKIGDLCPIVVMGNHEAMTVFDDIVYLEEMPSSIRRPIELARTSLTDDELSWLRELPLVSKIGCFTAVHSSLHHPGEFPYVFRTEDARRNFKAQTTPVSFHGHSHVPIIWEEKGPVVKAHKPALANVRLSQEHRYTINVGSVGQPRDGDPRASYVIYERESRDVTFRRIPYDIESARRRIFSTRISGRNADRLSIGE